A portion of the Cryptomeria japonica chromosome 5, Sugi_1.0, whole genome shotgun sequence genome contains these proteins:
- the LOC131042035 gene encoding probable LRR receptor-like serine/threonine-protein kinase At3g47570 — protein MTALVADFGISRLTSTNSIDSLSTTTFALKGSIGYIAPEYGLGGNVSVKGDVYSYGILILEMVTRKRPSDDMFVGDMSLQKWVSSAFPNGVAEIVDSAVLKDVNENMEENKCLISFIHVGLLCSGESPRERPSMRDVAKALESLKTSLIGGAAASNLTATISELLDNTNLTGTLASDSQSSSF, from the exons ATGACAGCCCTAGTCGCTGATTTTGGTATATCTCGTTTAACTAGTACAAATTCCATAGATTCACTCAGTACAACAACATTTGCACTCAAGGGATCTATCGGGTATATTGCTCCAG AGTATGGATTGGGTGGGAATGTTTCTGTAAAGGGAGATGTTTATAGTTACGGAATTCTGATATTAGAGATGGTTACAAGGAAGCGGCCAAGTGATGACATGTTTGTAGGAGACATGAGCTTGCAAAAGTGGGTGAGTTCAGCTTTTCCAAACGGAGTGGCAGAAATTGTTGATAGCGCGGTACTGaaagatgtgaatgaaaacatGGAAGAAAATAAATGTCTTATTTCATTCATTCATGTTGGTTTACTTTGTAGTGGTGAATCACCAAGAGAAAGACCTTCCATGAGAGATGTAGCCAAAGCCTTGGAGAGCCTAAAGACATCTCTGATCGGAGGTGCAGCTGCTTCCAATTTAACAGCCACTATATCAGAACTCCTGGACAATACCAATCTCACAGGAACATTGGCATCTGATAGTCAAAGTTCTTCATTTTAG